A section of the Pseudomonas prosekii genome encodes:
- a CDS encoding DUF2059 domain-containing protein, producing MSMKKVTLAVLLAAALAGCGGSKDKAEELIEVSGLTKQYGTIVDIASAAYASRYPMLEREQVRNVVRDNIDPDQLKSDMVDVYADHFDNDELDLMIRANQHPEQAMAMIVGSKEGRALAEKIMKVQTTIAKDMQEAMADSDEAIIDDLDDLKDEQKG from the coding sequence ATGAGCATGAAAAAGGTAACGCTGGCTGTGTTGTTGGCAGCGGCATTGGCAGGTTGTGGCGGCAGTAAGGACAAGGCTGAAGAGTTGATCGAAGTCAGCGGCCTGACCAAGCAATACGGCACTATCGTTGATATCGCATCAGCGGCTTACGCTTCCCGCTATCCCATGCTGGAGCGCGAACAAGTGCGCAACGTAGTGCGCGATAACATTGATCCGGACCAACTGAAAAGCGACATGGTCGATGTGTACGCCGATCACTTCGACAACGACGAACTTGATCTGATGATCCGCGCCAATCAACATCCCGAGCAGGCAATGGCGATGATTGTCGGTTCAAAAGAAGGTCGCGCACTCGCCGAGAAAATCATGAAAGTGCAAACAACTATCGCCAAAGACATGCAAGAAGCGATGGCGGACAGTGATGAAGCAATCATCGACGACTTGGATGATTTGAAGGACGAACAGAAGGGTTAA
- a CDS encoding bestrophin family protein, giving the protein MKAAIVEKYRLMIKTMGYVGWALFWLLLWDIAVTMDYMLFLNTKINLPLMPLTLLGSALIVLISFRNSSAYNRWWEARTLWGSMVNNSRSFTRQVLTLLDDTDGEINPMKSTLVRRHVAYVNCLAAHLKGEPCPDEVRAFIPAEEFARSATTNNFANDVLNGSAALLALEYKAGRLDSIRLTRLESTLVELSNSQGGMERIANTPLPYPYVYFPRLFISLFCLIVPVGLVESLGWFTPLASTVVGFMLLAIERIGTDLQSPFRSSEHQIQMEAICETIEKNLQSMQRDSLGNDRIG; this is encoded by the coding sequence TTGAAAGCTGCCATCGTTGAAAAATACCGCTTGATGATCAAAACCATGGGTTATGTCGGCTGGGCCTTGTTCTGGCTGCTGCTGTGGGACATCGCGGTCACCATGGACTACATGTTGTTCCTCAACACCAAGATCAACCTGCCGCTGATGCCCCTGACTTTGCTGGGTTCGGCGCTGATCGTGCTGATCAGTTTTCGCAACAGCAGCGCCTACAACCGCTGGTGGGAAGCGCGGACGCTGTGGGGCTCGATGGTCAACAATTCACGCAGTTTTACCCGCCAAGTGCTGACATTGCTCGACGACACCGACGGCGAAATCAACCCGATGAAGTCGACGCTGGTGCGTCGCCACGTCGCCTACGTGAACTGCCTGGCCGCGCACCTGAAGGGCGAGCCCTGCCCGGACGAGGTTCGCGCATTTATCCCGGCCGAAGAGTTCGCCCGCAGCGCCACCACCAACAACTTCGCCAACGACGTGCTCAATGGCTCGGCCGCCCTGCTGGCCCTGGAATACAAGGCCGGGCGGCTCGACAGCATTCGCCTCACGCGGCTGGAATCGACGCTGGTCGAACTGTCCAACAGCCAGGGCGGCATGGAGCGGATCGCCAATACGCCTCTGCCCTACCCTTATGTTTACTTTCCACGGCTGTTTATTTCGCTGTTCTGCCTGATCGTGCCGGTTGGCCTCGTCGAGTCGCTGGGTTGGTTTACCCCGCTGGCCTCAACCGTGGTCGGTTTTATGCTGTTGGCTATCGAACGCATCGGCACCGACCTGCAAAGCCCGTTTCGCTCCAGCGAACATCAAATCCAAATGGAAGCGATCTGCGAAACCATCGAGAAAAACCTGCAATCGATGCAGCGTGATTCTCTGGGCAATGACCGGATTGGTTAA
- a CDS encoding DUF6124 family protein, which produces MFKVTPNPPNTGPVPYDATFDLDPQKMKVAADRALEYYLNPGATKTQIAPRKPSNIFAIDADADDETLLVDACDALASASIIVNDMVGLTDNPRRQTLLVLQRVITMGELAVNRLLDNHKPG; this is translated from the coding sequence ATGTTCAAAGTAACGCCGAATCCCCCGAATACCGGTCCAGTACCTTACGACGCCACTTTCGATCTCGATCCGCAAAAGATGAAAGTCGCAGCAGACCGCGCGCTCGAGTATTACCTCAATCCCGGGGCGACGAAAACGCAGATAGCGCCGCGCAAACCCAGCAACATTTTTGCCATCGACGCAGACGCCGACGACGAGACCTTACTTGTTGATGCGTGTGATGCGTTGGCCTCCGCCAGCATCATCGTCAACGACATGGTTGGCTTGACGGACAACCCGCGACGGCAAACGCTGCTGGTGCTGCAACGGGTAATTACGATGGGCGAGTTAGCGGTCAATCGGTTGCTGGATAACCACAAGCCTGGATAA
- a CDS encoding IS3 family transposase (programmed frameshift), translating into MSNQRYPEEFKIQAVKQVTEKQLPVSEVAARLGVSVHSLYAWVKRYTKPQEQRVEEDDQSAEVRRLRAELKRVTEERDNLKKGRRVLCQGVRLKYAFIKQQSGHYAIRRLCLTLKVHPSGYYAWLSEPKSARAKDDQRLLGLIKHSWLESGGVYGYRKIHDDLREVGESCGRHRVARLMRLEGLRSQTGYRRRPGKYGGKPAVASPNLLKRQFDVREPNKVWVTDITYIRTYEGWLYLAVVLDLFSRQIIGWSMKSQMTSDVAIDALLMAVWRRKPKQEVMIHSDQGSQYSSSDWRSFLKANNLVASMSRRGNCHDNAVAESFFQLLKRERIKRKIYTTRQDARDDVFDYIEMFYNPKRRHSFNNQLSPVEFEKRYAASLESV; encoded by the exons ATGAGCAACCAGCGATATCCCGAAGAATTCAAAATCCAGGCGGTCAAGCAAGTGACCGAAAAGCAGCTTCCTGTCTCGGAGGTGGCTGCACGATTGGGTGTGTCCGTGCACAGCCTCTATGCCTGGGTTAAGCGCTACACCAAGCCCCAAGAACAGCGCGTTGAGGAGGATGATCAAAGCGCTGAGGTTCGTCGTCTACGTGCCGAGCTGAAACGGGTGACGGAGGAGCGAGACA ATCTTAAAAAAGGCCGCCGCGTACTTTGCCAAGGAGTGCGGCTGAAGTACGCCTTTATTAAGCAGCAATCGGGTCATTACGCGATTCGACGGCTTTGCCTGACGCTCAAGGTTCATCCCAGCGGCTACTACGCGTGGCTATCAGAACCAAAATCTGCGCGAGCCAAGGACGATCAGCGACTGCTTGGATTGATCAAACACTCCTGGCTGGAAAGCGGTGGCGTTTATGGCTATCGCAAGATCCATGATGACCTGCGAGAGGTTGGTGAGAGCTGTGGCCGTCACCGGGTGGCTAGGTTGATGCGCCTTGAGGGTTTACGTTCTCAGACTGGGTATCGACGGAGGCCGGGAAAATATGGCGGTAAACCAGCCGTTGCCTCACCGAACTTACTGAAGCGCCAATTCGATGTCAGAGAACCCAACAAAGTCTGGGTCACAGACATTACCTACATCCGAACATATGAAGGCTGGCTGTATTTGGCCGTGGTGCTCGATCTGTTTTCACGCCAGATCATTGGTTGGTCAATGAAGTCGCAGATGACCAGCGACGTAGCCATTGATGCACTGCTGATGGCGGTTTGGAGACGTAAGCCGAAGCAAGAGGTGATGATCCACTCAGATCAAGGCAGTCAGTACAGCAGCTCAGACTGGCGAAGCTTCTTGAAAGCTAACAACCTGGTGGCCAGCATGAGTCGTCGAGGTAACTGCCACGACAACGCTGTGGCGGAGAGCTTTTTCCAGCTGCTAAAGCGGGAACGGATCAAGCGTAAAATCTACACTACACGCCAGGATGCTCGGGATGATGTGTTCGATTACATCGAGATGTTTTACAACCCAAAACGACGCCACAGTTTCAACAATCAGCTGTCACCGGTAGAGTTTGAAAAGCGTTACGCAGCGAGCCTGGAGAGTGTCTAG
- a CDS encoding AraC family transcriptional regulator ligand-binding domain-containing protein: protein MPYLHTSAERCKLPRVFWESIEQLGLDPWLIEQHAQLPHGLHLNESFVSTHQLFAVWDAIEALSADPAFAIKMVRDTPSAKHKMAFVAALYAADFRDGLARLSRLQRLCSPDKLCIDERQDTVSFSIQWPSGTAPAPYLSVEACFALVLELGRRGTGMNRP from the coding sequence ATGCCGTACCTTCACACCAGCGCCGAGCGGTGTAAATTGCCCAGGGTGTTCTGGGAATCTATAGAGCAGCTGGGACTGGATCCCTGGTTGATTGAGCAGCACGCTCAACTGCCCCATGGCCTTCACCTGAACGAATCCTTTGTCAGCACGCATCAGTTGTTTGCCGTCTGGGATGCCATTGAGGCGCTTTCTGCAGACCCTGCATTCGCGATAAAAATGGTTCGCGACACACCCAGTGCGAAACACAAAATGGCGTTTGTCGCTGCGTTGTATGCGGCTGATTTTCGTGACGGACTGGCGCGGTTATCGCGCTTGCAGCGCCTGTGCAGTCCCGACAAACTTTGCATCGACGAGCGCCAAGACACCGTTTCATTCTCGATTCAGTGGCCTTCTGGCACGGCCCCGGCTCCCTATCTTTCAGTGGAGGCTTGTTTTGCCTTGGTACTGGAGCTCGGTCGACGAGGCACCGGTATGAATCGCCCCTAG
- a CDS encoding glutathione S-transferase family protein, translating to MTMTFYTNPNSRGRMVRWMLEEIGCAYETVVMDYQPTSQADRWGGAALAVPMVADADDLRVSFFRDVNPIGKIPALVHNGQTITETAAICAYLADAFPEAGLAPVAAERAAYYRWMFFAAGPLEQAVTNHRAGFNPEPDQEFFFGYGSYERTVDQLERAVLAQPFIAGERFTAADVYVGSHIGWGLGLGTLPHRAAFLAYAKKLTSRDAYKRAVAKDEALLGATV from the coding sequence ATGACAATGACGTTCTATACCAACCCCAATTCTCGCGGACGCATGGTGCGCTGGATGCTCGAAGAAATCGGCTGCGCGTATGAGACGGTGGTAATGGATTACCAGCCGACCAGTCAGGCTGACCGTTGGGGTGGTGCTGCGCTGGCAGTGCCAATGGTGGCCGACGCTGATGACCTGCGCGTCAGTTTTTTTCGCGACGTCAACCCAATCGGAAAGATCCCGGCGCTGGTGCATAACGGGCAAACCATAACAGAAACCGCCGCCATCTGTGCGTACCTGGCTGACGCATTCCCCGAAGCCGGGCTGGCTCCAGTGGCGGCGGAGCGGGCCGCCTATTACCGTTGGATGTTTTTCGCTGCGGGGCCTCTGGAGCAGGCTGTCACTAACCACCGCGCCGGTTTCAACCCAGAGCCGGATCAGGAGTTCTTCTTTGGCTACGGCAGCTATGAGCGCACCGTCGATCAACTGGAACGCGCGGTGTTAGCGCAGCCGTTTATTGCTGGTGAACGCTTCACCGCTGCAGACGTTTATGTGGGTTCCCACATTGGCTGGGGGCTAGGCTTAGGCACCTTGCCGCACAGAGCCGCGTTTCTCGCTTACGCCAAGAAGTTAACGAGCCGCGACGCCTATAAACGTGCGGTGGCGAAGGATGAAGCGTTGCTGGGTGCGACTGTCTGA
- a CDS encoding NUDIX hydrolase, with protein MSPNKACPVILSSIPGARILLFRHPVAGVQLVKGTIEKGETPAETALRELSEESGIAAASVVSDLGCWDAGHLDQIWSFQLCFTHASLPEQWAHLTLDDHGHTFNFFWAPLDNLPYDDCHPVFRRALRFLAARLTARGFVLAHDQSSDTSAEGPT; from the coding sequence ATGTCACCGAACAAGGCTTGCCCCGTCATCCTCTCGAGCATTCCTGGTGCACGTATCCTCCTGTTCCGCCATCCAGTAGCGGGCGTACAACTGGTCAAAGGGACAATCGAGAAAGGCGAAACTCCGGCTGAAACTGCCCTGCGCGAATTAAGCGAAGAATCGGGCATTGCAGCTGCCTCGGTTGTCAGCGATCTGGGCTGCTGGGACGCCGGGCATCTCGACCAGATATGGTCATTCCAGCTGTGTTTTACGCATGCGTCCTTGCCGGAGCAATGGGCTCATCTCACGCTCGACGACCATGGCCACACCTTCAACTTTTTTTGGGCTCCGCTCGATAATTTGCCGTATGACGACTGTCATCCGGTCTTCCGTCGAGCATTAAGATTTCTAGCTGCCAGGCTGACTGCGCGAGGTTTTGTACTGGCTCATGATCAAAGTAGCGATACGTCCGCCGAAGGTCCGACTTGA
- a CDS encoding LysR family transcriptional regulator has translation MDIEELQTFVEVADAGGVSPAAVRLGVSKSIVSRRLARLEAQLGVQLLTRSTRGAALTEEGATFRDYAARVCSEMEAAREAILPAGALQGRLRVAAPLSFGPTHFAPVLAEMAVRHPQLQIQTCYSDRFVDLIAEGYDCAIRVGYLQDSNLIARRIGPINGKLVASPGYIKAHGSPEKPEELIAHQALMQSTEAWQFMDGDKVVTIRPQGRFKADNGIALVAAAVAGLGVAYLPDCLTYDSVESGALVPIMTRYPPPPAGAYLVRPAGQHPAQKIRVFAELLIEYFGKSPYFAGDVAV, from the coding sequence TTGGATATCGAAGAGCTTCAGACATTCGTAGAGGTTGCTGACGCCGGGGGCGTTTCACCTGCCGCAGTCCGGCTGGGCGTGTCCAAGTCAATCGTCAGTCGCAGGCTGGCGCGGCTGGAAGCGCAGCTTGGCGTGCAGTTGCTGACACGCTCGACTCGCGGCGCGGCGCTGACTGAGGAGGGCGCGACCTTTCGCGACTATGCCGCGAGGGTCTGCTCAGAAATGGAAGCAGCCAGGGAAGCGATCCTGCCCGCCGGCGCGCTGCAAGGTCGTTTACGAGTGGCCGCGCCGCTTTCTTTTGGCCCGACTCACTTCGCCCCCGTACTGGCGGAAATGGCCGTGCGGCACCCGCAACTTCAGATCCAGACCTGCTACAGCGACCGCTTCGTTGACCTCATCGCCGAAGGTTACGACTGCGCGATCCGCGTCGGCTACCTGCAGGACTCCAACCTGATCGCAAGACGCATCGGCCCAATCAACGGCAAGCTCGTCGCGAGTCCGGGCTATATCAAGGCTCATGGTTCACCCGAGAAACCGGAGGAACTGATCGCCCATCAAGCCCTGATGCAGAGCACCGAAGCCTGGCAATTCATGGATGGCGACAAGGTCGTCACCATTCGCCCGCAAGGACGCTTCAAGGCTGACAACGGCATCGCGCTAGTCGCCGCCGCCGTCGCAGGACTCGGGGTCGCTTATCTGCCCGATTGCCTCACGTATGACAGCGTGGAATCCGGCGCACTGGTGCCGATCATGACGCGTTATCCACCACCGCCAGCAGGTGCCTATTTAGTCCGCCCGGCAGGCCAGCATCCGGCGCAGAAGATCCGGGTGTTTGCGGAATTGTTGATCGAGTATTTCGGGAAATCTCCGTATTTTGCCGGAGATGTTGCTGTTTGA
- a CDS encoding hydrolase, producing MTFRNGLTSLLRPEDSVLVLIDHQPFQLTNLNSHEPQMVVNNATALAKAAKAFNVPTILTSVIAERGGFIFPQILDVFPGQEVIDRTLINTWEDPKVVDAVKATGRKQLVIAGLWTEVCVAMPVIQALGEGWDVTVITDASGAVSVEAHQVAIQRMIAAGANMMTWLALAAEWQRDWAREETAGTLTDVLLQHAAGSGIAYLWEQQLLNAPVPTSAG from the coding sequence ATGACTTTTCGTAACGGCCTTACCTCGCTTCTTCGTCCTGAAGATTCGGTGCTCGTTCTGATCGACCACCAGCCTTTCCAGCTCACTAACCTGAACAGCCATGAGCCGCAAATGGTGGTCAACAATGCGACGGCGTTGGCGAAGGCTGCCAAGGCGTTCAACGTGCCGACCATTTTGACCAGCGTGATAGCCGAGCGCGGCGGTTTCATCTTTCCGCAAATCCTCGATGTTTTTCCCGGCCAAGAGGTGATTGATCGGACGCTGATCAATACCTGGGAAGACCCGAAAGTTGTGGACGCGGTGAAAGCGACGGGCCGCAAGCAACTGGTTATTGCGGGACTGTGGACCGAAGTCTGCGTCGCCATGCCGGTGATCCAGGCACTCGGCGAAGGCTGGGATGTAACGGTGATCACTGACGCGTCCGGCGCGGTTTCGGTCGAGGCCCATCAAGTGGCGATCCAGCGCATGATTGCGGCGGGCGCGAACATGATGACTTGGCTCGCTCTTGCCGCAGAGTGGCAGCGTGACTGGGCTCGGGAGGAAACGGCCGGTACGCTGACCGATGTGCTGCTGCAGCATGCTGCCGGTAGCGGTATTGCGTACTTGTGGGAGCAGCAGTTGCTCAACGCGCCAGTGCCGACCAGCGCCGGGTGA
- a CDS encoding ArsR/SmtB family transcription factor, with translation MDLLEIFKALSNPVRLQILKGLKDPLNNFPAQDEGDVFMVGVCVSSIQEGVGLSQSTVSGYLATLQRVGLVEVRRIGQWTYYKRNEATISALAELIGKDL, from the coding sequence ATGGACTTACTCGAAATATTCAAAGCACTCTCAAATCCGGTACGCCTTCAAATCTTGAAAGGCTTGAAGGACCCCTTGAACAATTTCCCTGCGCAGGATGAGGGTGACGTTTTCATGGTGGGTGTCTGCGTCAGCAGTATCCAGGAGGGTGTCGGGCTGTCGCAGTCAACGGTGTCGGGTTATCTCGCAACCCTGCAACGAGTGGGCCTGGTCGAAGTCAGGCGCATCGGTCAATGGACGTACTACAAACGCAATGAAGCAACCATCAGTGCCCTTGCCGAGTTGATCGGGAAAGATCTGTAA
- a CDS encoding zinc-dependent alcohol dehydrogenase family protein, with the protein MKAMLLKSFGGPESFELCDVPKPVPGVGQVLVRVHATSINPLDFQVRRGDYADLVPLPAITGHDVSGVVEEVGPGVTGFAPGDEVWYTPQIFDGPGSYAEYHVAAESIIGHKPPSLSHLEAASLTLVGGTVWEALTVRAALRVGESILIHGGAGGVGHVAIQVAKAIGARVFTTVREANFEFARSMGADVLIDYKQEDYVDAILRETGGRGVDVVFDTIGGDTLSRSPDALAQLGRVVSIVDIAQPQNLVQAWGKNASYHFVFTRQNRGKLDELSTLVARGQLRPHVGAVYSLADIGLAHARLESPDNGLQGKIAIAVEPSLIS; encoded by the coding sequence ATGAAAGCGATGCTACTCAAATCATTTGGCGGCCCGGAATCGTTCGAGCTCTGCGACGTGCCCAAGCCAGTGCCGGGTGTGGGACAGGTCTTGGTGCGGGTACACGCAACCTCCATCAACCCTTTGGATTTTCAGGTTCGGCGCGGCGATTACGCTGACCTGGTGCCACTGCCGGCGATCACCGGACATGACGTATCAGGCGTTGTCGAAGAAGTCGGGCCGGGGGTGACGGGCTTCGCTCCGGGCGACGAAGTCTGGTACACCCCGCAAATATTCGACGGCCCAGGCAGTTATGCCGAGTACCACGTTGCGGCCGAAAGCATCATCGGCCACAAACCGCCATCGCTGAGCCATCTTGAGGCTGCCAGTCTGACTTTGGTAGGCGGCACTGTTTGGGAAGCACTGACCGTGCGAGCGGCGCTCAGGGTAGGGGAGAGCATTCTGATCCACGGCGGCGCGGGAGGCGTGGGTCATGTCGCGATCCAAGTCGCAAAAGCCATTGGCGCGCGGGTCTTTACCACCGTGCGCGAAGCGAATTTCGAGTTCGCCCGCAGCATGGGTGCCGATGTGCTCATCGACTACAAACAGGAAGATTACGTCGACGCCATCCTGCGCGAAACCGGCGGCCGAGGCGTGGATGTGGTGTTCGACACCATCGGCGGCGACACCTTGTCGCGCAGCCCGGATGCGCTGGCTCAACTGGGCCGCGTGGTCTCGATTGTCGACATCGCGCAGCCGCAAAACCTCGTTCAGGCCTGGGGCAAGAACGCCAGTTATCACTTCGTCTTCACCCGACAAAACCGCGGCAAGCTTGATGAGCTGAGCACGTTGGTCGCTCGCGGTCAGTTGCGGCCACACGTTGGCGCGGTCTATTCGCTGGCCGATATCGGCCTGGCCCATGCTCGGCTGGAAAGTCCCGACAACGGCCTGCAAGGCAAAATCGCGATTGCAGTCGAGCCATCGCTCATTTCGTAA
- a CDS encoding antibiotic biosynthesis monooxygenase family protein gives MIYEIALLPVHKERIEQFKSAFAEVAPLLTRAKGYGGHLLAQGIETPEHFNLIVRWASLEDHSPGFEASEDHQMFMLGLEDYFSEEPKVHHIEGAVF, from the coding sequence ATGATTTATGAAATTGCTCTGCTTCCCGTGCACAAAGAGCGCATTGAACAATTCAAAAGTGCCTTCGCCGAGGTCGCGCCGTTGCTCACCCGCGCGAAGGGTTACGGCGGCCATTTGCTCGCGCAAGGAATCGAAACCCCCGAGCATTTCAACCTGATAGTGCGCTGGGCTTCACTTGAAGATCACTCGCCGGGCTTCGAGGCGAGTGAAGACCATCAGATGTTCATGCTGGGCCTGGAGGATTATTTTTCTGAAGAACCGAAGGTCCACCATATCGAAGGAGCAGTTTTTTAA
- a CDS encoding ABC transporter ATP-binding protein yields MLRVFERRLDPFPPDEVPPPPAGLARFLWACTRGARGYILALALLSAGVSIYEAWLFSFLGQIVDLLSTWQAGGEAAAQESRVLWGMGIVMVTSVGLVALRTMVQHQVLAINLPLRLRWDFHRLMLRQSLSFFSDEFSGRVTTKVMQTALAVRDVLFTMIEILPGIGVYFIAIIALAGGFALKLILPFMAWFVLFGLAMWYFVPRLGKVGQEQANARSMMTGRISDAYTNITTVKLFSHSNREAHFARAAMEDFKQTGFRQMRLVSQFEIVNQALVVALIMSAGGYALWLWHAGAVGAGAVAAITAMALRINGMSNWIMWQMTSLFESIGTAQDGMATLTLGTKVQDAPDAGALQTTGGAVTFNNVSFNYNGERQVLSGLNLNIRPGERIGLVGRSGAGKSTLINLLLRFYDVDSGEICIDGQNIAKVTQDSLRASIGMVTQDTSLLHRSIRDNIAYGRPDATDEQIRSAAANAQADEFISQLSDRQGHSGYDTLVGERGIKLSGGQRQRVAIARVMLKNAPILLLDEATSALDSEVEVAIQESLDEMMQGKTVIAIAHRLSTIAAMDRLIVMDDGRIIEQGTHSELLAKNGVYARLWQHQSGGFLGEDKGVVEALDQV; encoded by the coding sequence ATGCTTCGTGTATTTGAACGAAGACTCGACCCCTTCCCACCTGACGAAGTGCCACCGCCGCCCGCCGGCCTGGCCCGGTTTCTATGGGCCTGCACGCGCGGCGCTCGCGGTTACATCCTGGCGCTGGCGCTGTTGAGTGCCGGTGTGTCGATTTACGAAGCGTGGCTGTTTTCGTTTCTGGGACAGATCGTCGACCTGCTCTCGACCTGGCAGGCCGGCGGTGAAGCGGCGGCGCAGGAAAGTCGCGTGTTGTGGGGCATGGGCATTGTCATGGTGACCAGCGTCGGGCTGGTGGCGTTGCGCACGATGGTCCAGCACCAAGTATTGGCGATCAACTTGCCGTTGCGGCTGCGCTGGGATTTCCACCGGCTGATGCTGCGACAAAGCCTCTCGTTTTTTTCCGATGAGTTCTCCGGCCGCGTCACCACCAAGGTCATGCAGACTGCGCTGGCGGTGCGCGACGTGCTGTTCACAATGATCGAAATCCTGCCAGGGATCGGCGTGTATTTCATCGCGATCATCGCGCTGGCCGGCGGCTTCGCGCTGAAGCTGATCCTGCCCTTCATGGCCTGGTTCGTGTTGTTCGGCTTGGCCATGTGGTATTTCGTGCCGCGTCTGGGCAAAGTCGGCCAGGAGCAGGCCAACGCACGGTCGATGATGACCGGGCGAATTTCGGACGCGTACACCAACATCACCACGGTGAAACTGTTTTCCCACTCCAATCGCGAAGCGCATTTCGCGCGTGCGGCGATGGAGGATTTCAAGCAAACCGGTTTCCGCCAGATGCGCCTGGTGAGCCAGTTCGAGATCGTCAATCAGGCACTGGTAGTGGCGTTGATCATGTCGGCGGGCGGCTATGCGTTGTGGCTGTGGCATGCCGGCGCGGTCGGCGCGGGTGCCGTGGCGGCGATCACGGCGATGGCGTTGCGGATCAACGGCATGTCGAACTGGATCATGTGGCAAATGACGTCGCTGTTCGAAAGCATCGGCACCGCCCAGGATGGCATGGCGACGCTGACCCTCGGCACCAAAGTGCAGGACGCGCCGGATGCGGGCGCGCTGCAGACCACCGGCGGCGCGGTGACTTTCAACAATGTCAGCTTCAACTACAACGGCGAGCGCCAAGTGCTCAGCGGCCTCAACCTGAACATCCGCCCGGGCGAAAGAATCGGCCTGGTCGGGCGTTCAGGCGCCGGTAAATCCACGCTGATCAACCTGCTGCTGCGTTTCTACGACGTCGACAGCGGCGAGATTTGCATCGACGGCCAAAACATCGCGAAAGTGACGCAAGACAGCCTGCGCGCCTCGATCGGCATGGTCACGCAGGATACGTCCCTGCTGCACCGTTCGATCCGCGACAACATTGCCTACGGCCGACCCGACGCGACGGATGAACAAATCCGCAGCGCCGCCGCCAATGCGCAGGCCGACGAGTTCATCAGCCAACTCAGCGACCGCCAGGGGCATAGCGGCTATGACACCTTGGTCGGTGAGCGCGGCATCAAGTTGTCGGGCGGCCAACGCCAACGCGTGGCAATCGCCCGGGTCATGCTAAAAAACGCCCCGATCCTGCTGCTCGACGAAGCCACCAGCGCGCTGGACTCGGAGGTCGAAGTTGCGATCCAGGAAAGCCTCGATGAGATGATGCAAGGCAAAACCGTAATCGCCATCGCCCATCGACTGTCGACGATTGCCGCCATGGACCGGCTCATCGTGATGGATGACGGGCGCATTATCGAGCAGGGAACGCACAGCGAATTGCTGGCGAAGAATGGCGTTTACGCGCGGCTTTGGCAGCATCAGAGCGGTGGTTTTTTGGGCGAGGACAAAGGTGTGGTTGAGGCGTTGGATCAGGTGTGA
- a CDS encoding ATP-binding protein → MRMYITGASCAGVTTLGQNLATLLGVRHVDVDDFYWMPTNPPFTTKRPAEERVSLIQQKFADEDWVLSGSCMGWGETLIAPADLIVFVVTPTPIRLERLAARETRRFGNRIAPGGDMHEIHVAFREWASQYDDPNFSGRNRAWHEAWLSRQKAPVLRVDGVESAETMVAGVVDVLSRVSQ, encoded by the coding sequence ATGCGGATGTACATCACAGGTGCCTCGTGTGCGGGCGTCACCACGCTGGGGCAAAACCTCGCAACGCTGCTCGGTGTACGGCATGTCGATGTCGATGATTTTTACTGGATGCCGACCAATCCTCCTTTCACCACCAAACGACCTGCCGAAGAGCGCGTGTCGTTGATCCAGCAAAAATTCGCTGACGAAGATTGGGTGCTGAGTGGCTCATGTATGGGCTGGGGAGAAACGCTGATTGCTCCTGCCGATCTGATTGTGTTTGTCGTGACGCCGACGCCGATTCGCCTTGAACGCCTGGCCGCACGGGAAACGCGGCGCTTCGGCAATCGGATAGCCCCGGGCGGAGACATGCACGAGATACATGTGGCTTTTCGCGAGTGGGCTTCGCAGTACGACGATCCCAATTTTTCAGGACGCAATCGAGCTTGGCACGAGGCTTGGTTATCCCGGCAAAAGGCGCCGGTGTTGCGTGTTGATGGGGTGGAGAGTGCTGAGACGATGGTTGCGGGTGTTGTTGATGTGTTGTCGCGGGTATCGCAATAG